One window from the genome of Saimiri boliviensis isolate mSaiBol1 chromosome 2, mSaiBol1.pri, whole genome shotgun sequence encodes:
- the LOC101035227 gene encoding LOW QUALITY PROTEIN: olfactory receptor 1L3 (The sequence of the model RefSeq protein was modified relative to this genomic sequence to represent the inferred CDS: deleted 1 base in 1 codon), which translates to MGLSNQTRLSKFTLLGLSSWSEDQRPLFALFLVIYLVTLIGNLLIILAIHSDPQLQKPMYFFLHFLSFADICYTTVIVPKMLVNFLSEKKTISYAECLAQMYFFLVFGNIDSYLLAAMAIDRCVAVCNPFHYVTVMNRRCCVLLLAFPITFSYLHSLLHVLLVNRLTFCASNVIHHFFCDVNPVLKLSCSSTFVNGIVAMTEGLASVMAPFVCIIISYLRILIAVLKIPSAAGKHKAFSTCSSHFMLVILFYGSISYVYLHPLSSYTVKDRIATINYTVLTSMLNPFIYSLRNKDMKRGLQKLINKIKPQMDRFSTKTNKICGP; encoded by the exons ATGGGACTATCCAACCAGACAAGACTCTCTAAATTTACCCTCTTGGGACTCTCCTCTTGGTCTGAGGACCAGAGGCCactctttgctttgtttcttgtcATATACCTGGTCACTTTGATTGGAAATCTTCTCATCATCTTGGCTATCCACTCCGATCCTCAACTTCAAAAACCTAtgtattttttcctccatttcttgTCCTTTGCTGATATTTGCTACACAACAGTCATAGTCCCCAAGATGCTTGTGAACTTCTTATCAGAG AAAAAGACCATTTCCTATGCTGAATGTCTGGCACAGatgtatttcttcctggtttttgGAAACATAGATAGTTATCTCCTGGCAGCTATGGCCATCGACCGCTGTGTAGCCGTTTGTAACCCATTCCATTATGTCACTGTTATGAACCGCAGATGCTGTGTGTTGCTACTGGCCTTCCCCATCACTTTCTCCTATCTCCACTCTCTCCTACATGTCCTCCTGGTGAATCGGCTCACCTTCTGTGCATCAAATGTTATCCATCACTTTTTTTGTGATGTCAACCCTGTGCTGAAACTATCCTGCTCCTCTACCTTTGTCAATGGAATTGTGGCCATGACAGAAGGGCTGGCCTCTGTGATGGCTCCATTTGTCTGTATCATCATCTCTTATCTGAGAATTCTCATTGCTGTTCTCAAGATTCCCTCAGCAGCTGGGAAACACAAAGCCTTCTCCACCTGCAGCTCCCATTTCATGCTGGTGATTCTGTTTTACGGGAGTATTAGCTATGTCTATTTGCACCCTTTGTCCAGCTACACTGTCAAGGACCGAATAGCAACAATCAACTACACTGTGTTGACATCAATGTTGAACCCATTTATCTACAGTTTAAGAAACAAAGACATGAAACGGGGCTTACAGAAACTGATAAACAAGATTAAGCCTCAAATGGATCGGTTTTCTACAAAGACCAATAAAATCTGTGGGCCCTGA